The Maridesulfovibrio ferrireducens DNA segment ACGCCGAGAAAGCCGAAGATCTTCTTGCGGCAATGGACGACCAAAGGTCGCGGTTGGGCGGTTTCTGTATTGCTGAGGAGTTTATTGCTGGGCGTGAATTCAGTGTTTCTCTCCTTGAATCACCCAATGGAGAGTGCCTGATTCTCGGTTCTGCTGAAATTGCTTTCAGAGCCGACATGCCTGTGAAAATCGTCGGCTATGAAGCAAAGTGGGAAGAAGGCTCTGACGCGGATAAATCCACTGTCAGAGGGTTTGGGTTTCGTAAAGCGGAGCCTGAGTTGTCACGTCTTCTGGAAAAAACTGCGTTTGATTGCTGGGAGGAGATGGGACTCAGCGGGTATGCCCGTGTTGATTTCCGGGTTGATGATAAGGGGAGTGTTTACATCATTGATGTTAATGCCAACCCGTGTCTCTCGGAAGATGCGGGATTCATAGCGACGGCAATAGAAGTTGGCTGGAAATCTGAGGCTGTCATTTCCGCAATCGTAAAAAGTGCTTTAGGAAGATATGCAAATTAAACGAAATTGCGCGGATATAGTCACTCCTGAAGTTTTGCCCTATGAGATTTGTTTTTTGACTGAACTTGTTTTCGATGATGTCAAAAAACTTTGTTCAATGACTGCTCAGACAGGCTTTTTCTCAGAAGAGGAAGTGCTGATTGTTGAAGAGTTGGCATGGGCTTCCATTTCCGAAGGAGAGAAAAGTGGTTATCACTTTTTGCTGGTCCTCCCGCAGCATGAGGGGGGTGCAAATCCTTTAGGATTTGCCTGTTACGGGCCGATTCCGGGAACAAAAGACAGCTGGGATCTTTATTGGATTGTAGTTGATGAAAAAGTTCAGGGATGCGGATACGGCAGAAGAATTATCAAGGAAGTTGAGAGCCGTATACGGGCTGTTGACGGAAGAAAAATATTCTTGGAAACATCATCCCGAGAAGAATACTCTTCAACCAGAGGCTTCTATGAGTCCAGTGGCTATGTATTGGAATCCCGTCTTTTGGATTATTATGACCGTGGCGAAGATTGTATAATATTTGTAAAAGAACTGATCTAAACTGAACCGGCTGATTTTAAATTTTGCCGGAGAGATTTTTATGAAAAAAACAAATGGACTGACAAAAATTTGCGGACGAGTTTTACCGTGGGAAAAGAGTCCTGAAGATTCTTATCTGCTTATGATCGCAACGGATGAAAATGAGCACCTTGTGGTTGATCAGACTAATGCCGGAATAGACTTGGAAGATTACGTAGGCGACTGGGTTGATGCTTCTGGCGTAATTAGAAAAGGTGAAAGTTGTCTGCGCATTTGCGTACACTCTTTTCAGGTTTCCGACGAAGACGATTGGGACGAGGAAGATGACGGCTGGTAGAAAATTACAGATTAGTATTATTTGCCCGGCGCTTCAGTTTATGAAACGTCGGGCTTTTTTGTGTCTTGTGAATACTTATTTTTTATAGAGAATTAAGATCGTCATGAATTATTTCAGCAACTCTGTCCGCAACTCCCGGCTCTCCGATCATTTTACGAAGATCTTTTAGCTCATTTCTGACCGCAGCGGCTGAGGCAGGATTTTCAATCCACTCACGCATATGGGGATAAAAAAACTTAGCTGAGGCTTTTTCGAGCAGGCACTCAGGAAGAATGGGTTTGTCGGGGATTAAATTGGCAAGGCTCACATATTTCACGGATATAATTTTTCGGGCTAGGAACGCTGAAAATGCTGACATTTTGTATGCGACCAGTGTTGGCGTGCCGATAAGGGCGCATTCAAGTGTTGCAGTGCCGGACGCTGCCATGATTACATTTGAGTTGCGCATTAACCTATAGCGGTTTTCAGGCT contains these protein-coding regions:
- a CDS encoding ATP-grasp domain-containing protein; amino-acid sequence: MKKIAAIVRNHVSPNASMDVQDVINQSRFVSRVLREQGWSVVEVELGTDIGEVVSTLRGIRPYVVFNLVESFMGSDELASMAPVIFRNLGLSYTGAESPVLFMTNDKLAAKRHMLSVALPTPFGLDEIGLKRGRFNRPGRYIIKSRYEHASLGLDETSVVYAEKAEDLLAAMDDQRSRLGGFCIAEEFIAGREFSVSLLESPNGECLILGSAEIAFRADMPVKIVGYEAKWEEGSDADKSTVRGFGFRKAEPELSRLLEKTAFDCWEEMGLSGYARVDFRVDDKGSVYIIDVNANPCLSEDAGFIATAIEVGWKSEAVISAIVKSALGRYAN
- a CDS encoding N-acetyltransferase — its product is MQIKRNCADIVTPEVLPYEICFLTELVFDDVKKLCSMTAQTGFFSEEEVLIVEELAWASISEGEKSGYHFLLVLPQHEGGANPLGFACYGPIPGTKDSWDLYWIVVDEKVQGCGYGRRIIKEVESRIRAVDGRKIFLETSSREEYSSTRGFYESSGYVLESRLLDYYDRGEDCIIFVKELI